AGTTGGCCTcttacatttgccttacatgtggccagggccagttcaatccccagcattgcagatGTACCCGAAAGCTgcccaagtgatccctgagtacagagccaataaTAAAGTCCCCAACACAGTGTGACTGTACTAAAACCTTAAAAACCTCAAAAGCTGCCAGACCCAGAAGACAGAGATTAAAAACTTAAAGGAAAGggctggagcgaaagcacagcgAGTAGGGAGGGCATTGCATATGTATGtaggccttgcatacagctgacctgggtttgaaccccagcataaGGCCCCCTGagccaagcaggagtgatttctgagtgtagggccagaagtaatgcctgagcacggCCAAATATGGACCTCCACAAAAAACCTTCCGATATACATGCCTAAACAtagccctaggttcaatcccagcactgtaCGGACGCCAGCACCATGGGGTACAGGCCACTCTCCCACCCTCCCGCACTGTTGGCCAAAAAGCACTGAGAGATACCCGCTCCCCGTCTTGACTACACGGAGAAGAGTCAGAATCACAGGGCCCAGGAGTAGGCTTGCAGCACCACCCTGGGTCTCATAACCATGAGAGAGCCATGGAGCAGCCACACAAAGGTGCTCCTTCCCACCTCAAGCCAGGGCCCCACTCCTTCACCCCCTATTGTCCTGCGAGGCAACGGGAGTGGCAGTGCCTTGAAAGCAAATATGTCCTTAAAGCAGGTAGAAGGGTATGAGGAGCTTCGTTTATTCAGCAAAGGGGCGCAGCAGCAGCCCAGGGTCTGCATCCCATCTCCATGGGACAGAGCCTCCAGCTCCTGTTTCAGCAACTTTAACTTTCCAAGACTCTTATGTTCCACAACTTAATATTCCTGGTCCACACCCCACAGTGGCCTCACAGGGTCTTGGTGACACGCCATATATAGGATGTCCGCCCTGACTATCCTGAGGACGAGGgtgcaagggctggagagatgctcAACACACTAGCATGTCTCTCTCTGTGGGCAcaaggcctgggttcgattccaggaACCAgcatcccccacccccagacatCACCATGGGGGGacatccagagccaggagtagtccttgaacaTCTtcatgtgccccccccaaaaaaaaaccctgagaaggCACTTGCCCTAATGACCCttacaaactataaaataatcaCTTTTGGGCTATCTGGAAGGgtggtacagagggtagggcatatgccttgcatgcagacgacccaggttcagtccccagcatcccatatggttccttgagcactgacaggagtaatgcctgagcatagagcctgaagtaagccctgagcatcagcagcgTGACCCCACACCCAAcctcccccccctcaaaaaaaaaaccaatagtgcaggagttaaggtgcttttccttgcaggcagcagacccaTTTAGAATCCCTGAGgatcacggggctggagagatagcatggaggtaaggcgtttgcctttcatgcaagaggtaatcggttcgaatcccagcgtcccatatggtcccccgtgcctgctaggagcaatttctgagcatggagccaggagtaacccctgagcactgccgggtgtgacccaaaaaccacaaaaaaaaaaaaaaaaaaaaaaaaaaaaaaaaaaaaaagaatccctgaGGATCACATCTCAATAGAGCCAGAACAGCCCCTcatcactgctggctgtgaccccctatcttaaaaacaatcacctgtagagctggagagatagtataataggtaggacacttgcactGCATGCAATAGATAAAGATTCaagcccctgcatcccatatgatgcacctgagcactaccaggagggaCTCCAGAGTGCAttctggagtaatttctgtgtacaCCAGGcatgtcccaaaataaaaaatagtagtaataattttcttttaaatcacaatggATTACTAGTTCTTCCTCTGGGACCCACTGGGTAACCTCATCCCATTTCTGCCCAGTTGAAGGGCTGCAGCCTAGCATAATATTGAACTAAGACTAAGATTTGGCGCTCAGGGATCACAATAGGAACCAGAACGGGGATACCTCGACCCCTGCCCAAGTGGGAAGCAGAAGCTTGCCCCTTCCAACCATCAGCCAACCTCCAAACTCAGCCCTCACCTGAGCCAGGTCTCGGCGTCGGGTCTTCAAGGTATTGGTCCTGAGCGTGATGGGCCTCGGCACCTCGTTAGCTTCTAAAAACTCCACCAGCTGCCAAAGCAAATGGTAGCAAGGAGGTCAAGCTAGTCCAGAGGTGTGAGCCAATCCCTTCCTGCCCCCCCAAATGAGTTAAGAAGAGATGAAGGGaatggagcagtggtacaagcggtaaggcatctgtctgccttgtccacgctagcctaggacagaccacagttcaatccccccacgtccgatatggtcccccaagccaggagtgatttctgagcgcatagccaggagaacccctgagcgtcaccgggtgcagcccaaaaccaaaaacaaacaaacaaaaagagagatgAAGCAATGCTGGTATAGCGGGAAAGGGCCTTGCACTCGGTCAACCAGggtcaatccccagaatcccatgtggtcctttgagccctcaggagacacccctgagcactgctatgtgtgacccaaagccaaacCAATAAACAATAAACTTGTGCTTGGGCAGCACAAGTACTAAAAGTAGAATGATACAAAGATTTGCAGGGCCCCCAAGCAAGGATGGCACTCAAATTTGGGAAGCAccagtatttttatatatgaatgcTATTTGTAAATTTACGAGCATGTGCATTTATTACttccacttcttttattttttttgctttgttttgtttttgggtcacacccagcagcactcaggggtttctcctggctctgtgctcagaaatcgctcctggcaggcttgagggaccatatgggatgatggggcttgaacctgggctTACACACAAATGACCTAgacgaacccgggtttgatctctggcatcctatatggttgcctgagcctatcaggaagtgatttctgtgcagagctgccaggtgtagaccaaacaaaaacccaaaacaaaacaaaaagttccacGTTAAATGTtggaagaactttaaaaaaaaagaaaagagacacaacTGGAGATTGTACAGAAAATAAGGCTTTTCTTGCCTTACCCACAAGTgaccagttcaatcctcagcatcccatgtggtcttcccCGATCcaacagaaatgatccctgagcatagccagttgtGACTCCCCACAAAAACCAAGTAAAGAAGATGTGAGAGGACAGCACAAGTGCCGTCGGAGCAGGTACCACCTTACCTCAGACAGTGGGAAGAGGTCCATGAGTTTGCCAAGCAGGAAGTCGCCATAGGAATAGTAAGTGGCCAGATCCTTCTGGAGCCGGTTCAGGTACTCGGCCCGAGACCGACCCTCCTCGCGCCGGGTGGCAAAATCACGCAGCACCCCCACAATGTCTTGGATGCGCTGGTGAACCCGCTGCAAGTCAGGTGCCTGGGCATGTGGGCCAGTTAAGGAAGGggttgatggggccgggcggtggcgctggaggtaaggtaagccttacctgcgctagcctaggagacggaccgcggttcgatcccccggcgtcccatatggtcccccaagccaggagcgacttctgagcgcatagccaggagtaacccctgagcgtcaccgggtgtggcccaaaaaccaaaaaaaaaaaaaaaaggaaggggttGCTTAGCCACACTCCAAGCCCTGCGGTCCATCTTTGAGCACACACACCCATCCCTGTCCTCCCTCAGTGCGGGGAAGGATATCCTGCTCGTTCTCGCCAGCAGGGGGCAGTACAAAAGCATCAGCGTCCACATTGATCTGGAGATCCCCAGAGTCTCCATCTTCATCCTCTTCATCCTTCCCAGGCCCTGAGTCAGGGGACAGCCCCTCCTCTTCATCAGACGACTCCTCAGTCCAGTCACTAGAAACCATCAAGGAGACATCAAAACGGACACCGGCCCTGGACTGGAGCGATAGGATGGACAGCAAGAAGGGTGCTAGCCTTGGGATCCAAGTAGTCCCCCAAggactgtcaggaatgatccctgagcacagagccagaagccccgagtaccaccaggtgtgccccacctccAAATATACATACATCAGCTTCTTAGTCTCTTTCAACTCAGCCTGTCTAATCTCTAGCCTGAGTGTCCAGAACTCACCCAGCAATGGGCCAAGTACATGCACGCAGCATGTGCATGGCCAGTGTGCACTTCCCAGCACCATGAGGCTTCCtgagctctgagcatcatcaggtgtgaaccccaaacccacaataaagtaaaagaaacgCTTACCCCGCAACAGCTTCCTGGGCCTTCTGCTTCCGAGCAGCCTTTTCAATGGGCAGCAGCTGAAAGAGACAAGGGGCTAGGAACTCCAGCCTGTCCTCCTCCCACCTCAGGGGTCACTTTCAATTGATTCAGGGTCTAAGTGATAGTACAttgagtaaggtgtttgtcttgcacatggccaaactgtgtttgacccctggcatccctatggtcccaaGTACCTATAGGAGAGATTCCCGAATGCAGGATTaggagcatcactaagtgtggtcaggccaagtgcaaggcaagtgctctaatcCACTGtatctattgctccagtcctttttttgttttgtttttgtttgttttgggggcacaccctgcgctgctcaggggttactcctggctatgcactcagaaattgctccttgctagggggaccatatgggactccagggatcaaaccacatctgtccatccatcctggatctgcagcTTGCTGGCCCTCCAGTCCCTATTtaaaggcttttgtttttggctttggggccacacccagtagtgctcagggattactcctgactctgccctcaggagtCCAttactggcgatgctcagggaacaaatgggatgcagagaatcaaacctgggtcacaccacatgcaaggcaaacgccctacccgctatGTTATTGCCccagtcttgtcttttttttttggtttttgggccacacccggcagtgctcaggggttactcctggctgtctgctcagaaatagctcctggcaggcttggggaaccatatgggatgccaggattcaaaccaccatccttctacgtgcaaggcaaacaccctacctccatgctatctccccagtctcCCAATCACTTAATTTTAACCTATAGATAATTTCAACCTATCACTTaaccccaaggctgccaggaatgattcctgagtgcagagccagaagtaatccttaagcattgccagatgtggccaaagcaaagaaacagaaaaacacctTAAAATAGTTGCAGAATAGAACGGATAAGGCTGGCTGGGGTCAGATCCCAGGTACTGCAGAGCCCTGTCCCCTTCCCAAAGCACCACCCTGATTTACTCCTGAGCAGAGTTGGGACTGTAAATGAAGTTAACAATTTAGTtccggagccggagagatagcacagaggtaaggcatttgcctttcatgcaggaggtcatcagttcgaatcccggtgtcccatatggtcccccatgcctgccaggagcaatttctgagcctggagccaggaataacccgagcaccgccgggtgtgacccaaaaaccacacacaaagcaaaaaaacaggggccggagagatagcatagaggtaaggcatttgcctttcatgcaggaggtcatcagtttgaatcccagtgtcccatatggtcccccgcgcctgccaggagcaatttctgagcctggagccagaaataacccctgaccactgccgggtgtgacccaaaagccaccaaaaaaataaaaatttagttccaTAATGGGTTGGACTAGAGAAGGAGTTCAACAGGCTGAATGCAGGCTtcacatgcaggaggcccagcgGGTTTCAGAGCACCCCACAATTCCTCgtgcactgtcaggagtggctTCAAGACCAAAAAGTCTATTAAAACCAGGgagtggagtcagagagatagcacagaggtagggcgtttgacttgcattcaGCCTATGGACCCGGTTCGATTAcgggcattcatatggtcccctagcctaccaggggctatttctgagtgcagagtcaggagtaactcctgagcactgctggatgtggcctaacaACCACTcatttaatcaatcaataaataaagttaaaaaaagataacggaaaaaaaaaatctctgcccGCAGTTCTCTGAACCCAAGTCAAGAGAGACAGTAAGAGGGTAGAGAGAGGCTCTGCTGGAACACGGCCTTTTCCTGTTCCTCTAGTCAGGCCTTTCTTTGGCAGATAGAAGGTCAGCTGCAGGTTCTGAAGGAAATGAAAAGGCAAGGACCCCTTCCAAACACCCTGAGGGAAACCTCACCTCTTCATCATCTTCATCCTCAGATGCAGAGTCGACGCCATAGTCATCAATCATAGCGGCATCGCTGTCATCAGAGTCCCAAAGGTTCCCCTGTTTTGCCACACCCTCCTCTGCAGAGtcatcctcatcttcctcctcctcatcctcgcTGCTGTGAGGTGGCGCTGGACGCTTCTTGGCCCGAGCAGTGGGGAATAAAGCCTGGGCCCCTTTTTTACCAGGACACTGGACAGCTTCTGTGGAGAGTTCCCAAAAGTTGAAAGACTTCTAAACGGATTCTCCCACGGAGAATCACCTCACTTCATATATACCCAGGGtgctggaatggtagcacagtgataggttcgatcccctggcatcccatatggtctcccaagcccatagccaagagtaacctctgagcatcaccaggtgtggcccaaaaaccaaaccaaaacaaaacaaaacaaaaagggaccggagtgatagcatagcggtaggatgtttgccgtgcacgcggctgcccaggatggatctgggtttgatccctggtgtcctatatggtcccttgagccaagagtgatttctgagtgcacagccaggagtaacccctgagcatcactggttgtggcccaaaaaccaaaataaataaatgaatgaacgaatgaataaataaatcacattGTTCATCATCAGATTTCTCCTTCCATATTATCTGGCAACTCTGTTCACTGACCTTTTGATGGCTTTCCGAGCAACGGTTTGACCCCAGTCAACTTGTTTGTCTCAGGGGCTTCAGCAGAATTCAGCCTCCTCTTAGCAGCCCTGCAAAAATATTAGGAGTGAAGAAACAGAACGTTACCCACCTTCAGGCCCCACCATTTCCCACTGCAGGAAAACACACACCTCCTTTCATCAGCCTGACCATCACTGGGATCACGTGGGAAAAAGATGAAGCATGGGGAAATGGCACAGAAGTGCTGGAGCATGTGGAAGACCTAGGTTCCATTCCAGCACTGCATGGGCCCAtaagcactgccacatgtggccctAAACTAAAtgaagcagtgcagttagggtagagaaagaaggaaccactgtgacaatgacagttggaactgatcattctggacaaaaatggggtgctgaaaagagatcaAGTGATATGCACAATACATAACACTTcaattaacaataatgcaaaccacagtgtcaaaaagggggaaaaggaagaaagaagagtaaAATATCTGCagtgaggcaggcaggagaggttGTGAGATGAAAACTAGAGACATGGtagctggaaatgtgcactgatgtacactgtatgactgaaactcaatgatgaacattttggaaccagggtgtttaaataagtaattcctttttttttttgggggggtcggttacacccggcagcgctcaggtagttagttactcctggcaggcttggaggaccatatgggatgtcgggattcgaaccaatgaccttccgcatgaaaggcaaaaacgccttacctggggccgggcggtggcgctaaaggtaaggtgcctgccttgcctgtgctagccttggacggaccgcggttcgatctcccggtgtcccatatggtcccccaagccaggagcaacttctgagcacatagccaggagtaacccctgagcgttaccgggtgtggcccaaaaaaaaaaacaaaaaaaaaaacaaaaaacaaggaaaaacgccttacctccatgctctctctctggccccaaataaaaaaaaaaatttaaaagtaattgcggataaaaataaaataaagccactaAGTATGTCTCAAGATGAGGTGCAGCAAGCAAGGCCTGGACATTACACTCACCTCTTCCGGGCACGGCTGGACAGCCGCTTGGCATTTTCATCGTCACCTGTAATAAAGAGGGAGCAAGACAGATTAAGGGGAAATGGCAGAGaaatgggagagaaaaataaGTGGGGGGACGATACTAAGGGAACAGGCAAACTTAATCCCTAGTTCTTTTTCCCAGAATGGGACATGATATGCCAAGGAGACCCTTGGCTCCAACAAATTATGCCCAAACAAACTGAGCCTCTCtccagattattttttttgtgtgtgtatgtgtatttttgGGCCTTCCCgatgacgttcagggattactcctggctaggcgctcagaaatcgctcctggcttgggggaccctatgggatgcctggggaatcgaaccacaatccgtccagggtcagcgcatgcaaggcaaaggccctactgcttgtgccattgctccagcccttctctccaGACTTCAGATTTCATGAATGGCATCCTCACCCTTCTGATCACACAGATTGAGAATGCATCCTTTTTCCCCCCaatcctcccaggagtgatccctgagcccagaatcaAGGGTAAAGTAAGCTCTGATTCCCCCCACCACTAGGTGTGCCTAAAAAAATCCTaaaacggggccgggaaggtggcgctagaggtaaggtgtctgccttacaagcgctagccaaggaacggaccgtggttcgatccccctgcgacccatatggtccccccaagccaggggcgatttctgagcacatagccaggagtaacccctgagcgtcaaacgggtatggaccaaaaccaaaaaaaaaaaaaaaaaaatcctaaaacgaGCAAactaaagaatttttgtttgttttgggggtcacacccggcaggggttcctcctggcaggttaAGGGGGGGTcccctaagggatgctgggattcgaaccaccgtccttctgcatgccaggccaACAAAaggcccacctccatgctatctgtccggccccccTAAAGTTAAGTTGTAAGAAACTCTTAGGGAATAAAAAGTACCAAAACCCTAACTCTCCTTCCCATGGGGAAGAAAGGCCCAGGGCCGGGTCCTGGGCCTGTGGCATCTTCCTGCTGTCTCGCATGGAGCTTTAATCCCTTGGGAAGTGGTGCCaagatccctgggcacagaacacTCTGGgaagtggggaaactgaggaaacGGTGCAAGAACTCCGTGGCGTGGCGCGGCGTGGCCGGGCAGGTCGGGGTGCGGGTCTCCCCTCACCTGCGGGCAGGAACCGGGCCAGCTCGGTCTCGGCGCCCTTCTGCTTCCTGGCCTTGCGGCCCGGCCCGCGCTTCTCCTTCTTGGTCGGGTCCAACTTGCGCCCCATGCTGCTGCTGCCggagtgggagggaaggaaacCGTGAGGCCGCAAGCAAGCAAGCGAGCAAGCACCCCGACCCGCCCAGACCCGCACCCTGCGCCACGCCGCGCTCCACGTGCCTGCGCAGGAGGGTTCGAGCTTCCGTCCTCTGCCGGGCAGTCCCGCGCAGGCGCACACGCCACCGCGCGCCTCGGCTCTCGGCCCCGCCCCTTCCGGTCGGTGGCTGTCGAATCCGGAAAAGGTGTGTTCGTGTCCCCGCCCCTTCCGGTCGACGGCGGCCAAACCCGGAAGGAGCGCGCGTCTGGAAGCAACTTGGCGCGGCGAGGTTGCAACTCCCCCGGCACCCATCCACAGGccctccaggtttttttttttggcttttgggccacacctggtgatgcacgggttactcgtggctatgtgctcagaaatcgctcctggttttgggggggatcatataggatgccgggggattaaaccgaggtccggcctaggttagcttgtgcaaggtaGACGACACCTTAGCActttgtgccacagctccagccccccccccccaccgtccttttttggtttttgggtcacacccgtcaacgctcggggttcctcctggctctacgctcaaaaatcgttcctggcaggctcgggggaccttctgggattcaaaccattgtccttctgcatgcaaggcaaacgccccatctcCCAAGCCTTGACACGGGATCTCAGGCCACCACCCCACTCCCAGCAGCAACCTAGCACTGCTCAGCCTCCTGTCCCTGGTTGCCAGCTTAAATTGGAGCTCTGCACCCCAACTTCATGAACAAACTCGAGGTGGTGGATGTTTAAGCACAGCTAAAATCCGGTGCGAGCATTTGATTTTTTAGCTTCACAACTCGAGGATGTGACACGGAAGACATCTATATCCCGGTCGGCTGGAGATTTCCCTAGGAGTCACAGCAAATCAGTAGTTTGGAGCCCAGATTTTCAGGGAGTCTTCCCTGGCCCATAGGAGTGTGGGCCTAACCCACAGACGAGGGCTCTGTAGTAACAGGATGCAGAGATCAAAATCCACACCTCCCTCCTGCCTCCATTATTCACCTGCGTCTACACCCAACACTCAACCAGAGCACTAAAATACAAGGAAacctttattttcagttttcatcAAGAAATTTGCTGTGGTTTTTTACGCTTTTGGTTCTTTTCCGTGTTATTGTTTGTTTCCACTTTATTCCATTCTAGCCGCTCAGTGGCTGGAGCCGCTGGGTTCCTGGTATTAAAAAGATGCCAACAGAGGTAGCTGTGTCTCGCCCAGGGGCCCGGCCCACTCTGAATACCCCCCTCCCaaatgaaaagtaaaagacaagagaaagaaagcacaaaataaaataaatccaaaaggaggaagaaattcaGATCATTTTTCTCTCCAAGCCTGGCGGGAACCCCAACAGTCTGTGTGTAACAAGTTCCGGTGGGGAGAAGCCAGGGCCTGCAAGAAGGCCAGCCTGCCAGCTCCCTGCGGGTGGCGCCGGCGCTACTGCTGCAGTCAGTCTCtccagcaggaagggcactgcGGCCCGCGCTCCCTCTCCGCCCCCAGTGCGCAGGGGCTGTTCCTTTACAACTTGGACGATGGGGCAGAAAGAAGAGGGTCTCTCGGGCCCCCAGGGAGAAGCGGGACAAGGGAAAGTGAGGAAGGTCACTGCTCAGCCATTATCTCTGGTCTGGATCTTCACTGCTGCTGCGCTACCTGCAGGGAAAGAGAGCCGAGGGTCAGGTCTCCAGCACGTGGTGGGGGGACCCCCACATCCCACACACAGGACACCCCAGGTGGCAGTCCTACCTGCTGTGGAGTCGGTTCGGGTGCTCGGTTGGCCAGGCGACTGAGGATATTTCGTTCTGACATCTGTAGCCTCACAGCAACAGGAGGGATTCGGGCAATAGTAGCGGGCAGCCGTGTCACATCGGCTTTCATGTCACTTAGCAGTTCTTCCAGCTGTTTCAGAACTgcagacacaaaaggaaaaagggagtgAGCTGTGACTCCTAAAGCTAGTGGGGGCCTTCACTCCCTTCAAGCCAACTAAGCACTGATGCTGGGGGAATATAAGCCATCCTTAGGCACATGTAACCTGACCAAGGCTGCTTCGAATTCCAAATGTCCTTGcctattggtttgttttgtttttggtgctcagggcttcctccaggcTCTACCTGCACTCACAGATTATGCCTGGTGGCTTGGAACCACCTatgctgccagggattgagcctgttAAGCCATatacaggcaagcaccttactcaatGCActgttctctggccccaaatgtctccatgcgtgcgtgcgtgcatgcatgcttttagggccacacctggttgtgctcaggagctCATCTTAgggtaggatgccaggattcgaaccaccatccttctgcatgcaaggcaaacgcctttacctccatgctttctctccggtcccaagacttttttttttttttttttggtttttgggccacacccgttgacactcaggggttactcctggctatgcactcagaaattgctcctggcttggggggaccatatgggacgccgggggatcgcactgcagtccgtcctacgctagcgcttgcaaggcagacaccttacctctagcgccaccttcccagccccaagaatcttttttttttttttttggtttttgggtcacacccgacaatgctcaggggttactcctggctgtctgctcagaaatagctcctggcaggcacgggggaccatatgggacactgggattcgaaccaaccacctttggtcctggatcggctgcttgcaaggcaaacgccgctgttctatctctccgggcccagaatcttATTCTTATTGCTGcctttcccatcttttttttttctccccgccctcccccccccccatcttctgGATTGAAGactccccttttccctttctaaCCGTTTTCCCTTACTCATCTCAACCTCCCACATCTCCACACTAAAAGTGGTCGAGAATCTCTGGGATCTTTAGTCACCTGAAGTCACCTCTCAAGTATCCCAGCTGACACTCCCTGCTTTGATTTCCTCCAACAACTTGAATATATTAAGCACTAAAGAGGCAAAGAATGACTGTCCTTAATTGCCTCCCAGATGAGCTTCCTGGGGAGAAGCAAAGTTCCCAAAAAGCAAAGATCCCCAGACAGACAGGGGGGCACTGGCAAAGGCTGGGGAGCCTGAAGGAAGGGTGTTGGGGAGGGAGCAGAAGTCGACAGGAGGCAGGGGAGCCACTGACTACCTTTGTGCAGGACCGCATTGGCTGGTTTGTTTCCAGCCATCGACTCCTTGGACAGATGCTGATGACTCTCGGCCAAACACTCCACCTCAGCAAAGCGGGTGTTGAGGGCCATGGAGGGGTGAGAGGGGTCCTCCGACATGTTCAAG
The Suncus etruscus isolate mSunEtr1 chromosome 4, mSunEtr1.pri.cur, whole genome shotgun sequence genome window above contains:
- the NOP2 gene encoding probable 28S rRNA (cytosine(4447)-C(5))-methyltransferase — translated: MGRKLDPTKKEKRGPGRKARKQKGAETELARFLPAGDDENAKRLSSRARKRAAKRRLNSAEAPETNKLTGVKPLLGKPSKEAVQCPGKKGAQALFPTARAKKRPAPPHSSEDEEEEDEDDSAEEGVAKQGNLWDSDDSDAAMIDDYGVDSASEDEDDEELLPIEKAARKQKAQEAVAGDWTEESSDEEEGLSPDSGPGKDEEDEDGDSGDLQINVDADAFVLPPAGENEQDAQAPDLQRVHQRIQDIVGVLRDFATRREEGRSRAEYLNRLQKDLATYYSYGDFLLGKLMDLFPLSELVEFLEANEVPRPITLRTNTLKTRRRDLAQALINRGVNLDPLGKWSKTGLVVYDSSVPIGATPEYLAGHYMLQGASSMLPVMALAPQEHERVLDMCCAPGGKTSYIAQLMKNTGVILANDANAERLKSVVGNLHRLGVTNTIISHYDGRQFPKVAGGFDRVLLDAPCSGTGVISKDPAVKTNKDEKDILRCAHLQKELLLSAIDSVSATSKTGGYIVYCTCSIMVEENEWVVDYALNKRNVRLVPTGLDFGQEGFTRFRERRFHPTLRSTRRFYPHTHNMDGFFIAKFKKFANFIPQSQPQPQPGE